The genomic region TGTGATGCTGGGCATATTTCTCATACCTCCACCGATCCTGATAGATGCTACAGTATTTCTAGATGTCTTGGCCCTAGTTGTCATATCGTCCATCATTATCGTCGAGAAGAGAGACCACGAGCCTCTTGAAGAGTTAACAGGATGAAAACACCAAGGTCTAACAAGAAATGGAGTTGCTTAACAGCGTGACTCATTCACGCCCGGCATTAGTTAGAGAAGCGAATGGTGACATGTATGTTATCTTCACATGAAACCTTCGGAACTCGTCTTGAGCGAGTCTGAAGGAAAAGAGATCTTAAGAAGTTTTAAACAACAGACTTGTCATGAAGATCCTTTCGTGGAACGTCAACGGCCTCAAGGCGATACTCGGTAAGGGCCTTCTTGATCTTGTAAAGAAGCAGGAATACGACATCTTGATGTTCCAAGAGGTTAAGAGTAGCCAGCTACCCATTGACTTCCAACTACTTCCATATAGGTCCTATCTTTATCCAGCTAAGAAGAAGGGTTATAGCGGAACACTTACCTTAACCAGGATAGAGCCAATATCAGCGAAGTACGGAATAGGAGATGAGGAGTTTGACTCCGAGGGCAGGGTTATCGCACTTGAATTTCAAAAGGTTTACGTTATCAACGTCTATTTCCCGAACGCAGGAGAGGAACTTAAGAGGCTAGATTTCAAGTTGAGGTTTAACCAAAGGTTCCATGAATTCGTGAAGAACCTTGGAAAGCCCTGCGTGATCTGTGGGGACTTCAACGTAGCGCATGAGGAGATAGATATAGCAAGACCAAAGGACAACGTTAACCACGCAGGTTTCACTCCGGAGGAGAGAAAGTGGTTTCACGAATTCCTTGCCTCTGGGTTCGTGGATACCTTCAGGATTTTTGTGAAAGAGGGAGGCCATTACTCATGGTGGTCCTATAGGTTCCATGCCAGGGAAAAGAACATAGGCTGGAGAATAGACTACTGCGTTGTA from Metallosphaera sedula DSM 5348 harbors:
- a CDS encoding exodeoxyribonuclease III; its protein translation is MKILSWNVNGLKAILGKGLLDLVKKQEYDILMFQEVKSSQLPIDFQLLPYRSYLYPAKKKGYSGTLTLTRIEPISAKYGIGDEEFDSEGRVIALEFQKVYVINVYFPNAGEELKRLDFKLRFNQRFHEFVKNLGKPCVICGDFNVAHEEIDIARPKDNVNHAGFTPEERKWFHEFLASGFVDTFRIFVKEGGHYSWWSYRFHAREKNIGWRIDYCVVSKELEKHVKKAEILEKVMGSDHAPVTLELDI